The Bacteroidales bacterium genome contains a region encoding:
- a CDS encoding tetratricopeptide repeat protein, whose translation MIKFFSRIVPSIVVSLLFLNTSLSQTSIPDSLKNIIATTKTDTVKILALKDLAFYLSRNSPAEAEALCKQCLELSDKADYAQGIIKCNNIMGIISIYKPDYATAIEYFNISLKKAREVNDHMAIFKVYNNLGSLYINLSDYQNAARSFSQAMTIAEKLNDKKSIAQCCNNIAIIHQDNKNYEKAMEYNNRAIKICKELNDEMLLSQVYSNVSTIKFLQNNYQSAIDYCLKAIPLQMRADDLYGLGINFVNLGEYYFAFVQADSGDLKEKNMALDSSDFYYKRALAVALELKDEQRICNSKIGLGNISLYKKKYADARKNFNEALQLSKKTGIIETTMQVYSLLADVDMAIGNYKNALENFRIHKIYSDSIYTSENQRSINELEIKYQTEKNQKEIEILNRDKVLASIRSKILIGGILVLLLILLISYKALQIKKKDNKILTQKNEEIKRQREEIQKQANFLVDANHEITIQKEQIEKDHTKITDSISYAQYIQTAVMPSYEYINQFLPGSFILFMPRDIVSGDFYLVKNSGRKVFIIAADCTGHGVPGAFMSMLGIAILNELIQKHEKNGAAQILEALRSQVKSALQQTGRKGEQSEGMDIALCILDQETNLLNYAGAYSPLWLFRNAEPGQPSEFIEYKADRQPAGIYLKEKPFTDHVIQVKKGDTFYIFSDGFYSQFGGDHGDKMKSRRFQEIITEINNLPIDRQKAALEKHYEDWKGSENQIDDILVLGVKV comes from the coding sequence ATGATAAAATTTTTCTCCAGGATTGTTCCATCCATCGTCGTTTCATTGTTATTTCTGAATACATCATTATCTCAGACTTCTATTCCCGACAGCTTAAAAAACATCATTGCCACCACAAAAACAGATACGGTTAAAATACTTGCCCTAAAGGATCTTGCCTTTTATTTAAGCCGGAATTCCCCTGCAGAGGCCGAAGCATTATGCAAGCAATGCCTTGAGCTTTCCGATAAAGCCGATTATGCACAGGGCATCATAAAATGCAATAACATAATGGGTATTATCAGCATTTATAAACCCGATTATGCCACTGCCATAGAATATTTCAATATTTCTCTGAAAAAAGCCCGGGAAGTGAATGATCATATGGCAATTTTCAAAGTTTATAATAACCTGGGAAGTCTTTATATAAACTTAAGTGATTATCAAAATGCTGCCAGATCATTTTCCCAGGCGATGACAATAGCCGAAAAATTAAATGATAAAAAATCCATTGCGCAATGCTGCAACAATATTGCGATTATTCACCAGGACAATAAGAATTATGAAAAAGCAATGGAGTATAACAACAGGGCAATTAAGATTTGCAAAGAACTCAATGATGAGATGCTTCTCAGCCAGGTATACAGCAATGTCAGTACCATTAAGTTTCTTCAGAATAATTACCAGAGTGCCATAGATTATTGTCTGAAGGCCATACCGCTTCAAATGCGTGCTGACGACCTGTATGGACTGGGTATTAATTTTGTGAATCTGGGGGAGTATTATTTTGCCTTTGTCCAGGCCGATTCCGGTGACCTTAAGGAAAAGAATATGGCCCTTGACAGTTCTGACTTTTATTATAAAAGGGCTTTGGCGGTAGCCTTAGAGTTAAAGGATGAACAACGTATCTGCAATTCAAAAATCGGGTTGGGAAATATTAGCTTATATAAGAAGAAGTATGCAGATGCAAGAAAAAATTTTAATGAAGCGCTGCAATTATCCAAAAAAACCGGCATCATTGAAACCACCATGCAGGTTTATTCCTTACTGGCCGATGTGGATATGGCCATAGGAAACTATAAAAATGCTCTGGAGAATTTCCGGATACATAAAATTTATAGTGACAGTATATATACGAGCGAAAATCAGCGTTCCATCAATGAGTTGGAAATAAAATATCAAACCGAAAAAAACCAGAAGGAAATTGAGATACTCAATCGTGACAAGGTATTGGCATCCATCAGGAGTAAGATCCTCATCGGCGGGATATTGGTATTGTTGTTAATCCTGCTGATATCCTATAAGGCATTGCAGATAAAAAAGAAAGACAACAAAATTCTGACACAAAAGAATGAAGAAATAAAAAGGCAGCGTGAAGAGATTCAGAAACAGGCAAACTTTCTTGTGGATGCAAATCATGAAATCACGATACAGAAAGAACAGATAGAAAAGGATCATACGAAAATAACCGACAGCATTTCATACGCGCAATATATTCAGACGGCAGTGATGCCTTCTTATGAGTATATCAATCAATTTTTACCCGGAAGCTTTATCCTGTTTATGCCGCGTGATATAGTAAGCGGCGATTTTTACCTGGTTAAGAATTCGGGTCGTAAAGTTTTCATTATTGCGGCAGATTGTACAGGCCATGGCGTTCCCGGTGCGTTTATGAGCATGCTGGGCATAGCCATCCTGAATGAACTGATACAAAAGCACGAAAAGAATGGGGCGGCTCAAATCCTTGAAGCGCTCAGATCCCAGGTAAAATCGGCACTTCAGCAAACAGGTCGCAAAGGTGAACAAAGTGAAGGAATGGATATTGCGCTGTGTATCCTTGACCAGGAAACAAACCTGTTGAATTATGCCGGGGCTTACAGTCCGTTATGGTTGTTCCGAAACGCGGAGCCAGGCCAGCCTTCCGAATTCATCGAATATAAAGCTGACAGGCAGCCGGCAGGAATCTATCTTAAAGAAAAGCCTTTCACCGATCATGTCATACAGGTAAAGAAAGGCGACACCTTTTATATTTTTTCGGATGGTTTTTATTCACAGTTCGGGGGTGATCATGGTGATAAAATGAAATCAAGGCGTTTTCAGGAAATCATCACCGAAATAAACAATCTTCCGATAGACCGGCAAAAAGCCGCATTGGAAAAGCATTATGAAGATTGGAAAGGCAGCGAAAATCAAATTGATGATATATTGGTTCTGGGCGTCAAGGTTTGA